Within the Balaenoptera acutorostrata chromosome 10, mBalAcu1.1, whole genome shotgun sequence genome, the region tgtaaataaataaataaataaattaattaaaataaaaaaataggagTTGGCTGGTGGGCAGGCATGTGGGGAGGTGATGGGGGCTGGTGTGACACTTGGCTTCAAGTAGATGTAAATGGGAGGAGGCCAGAGGGGCCTGAGTGCAGGCGATGAGAGGGGCTCTGGGTGTTGGGGTGGAGTGTGAGGCCTTGGGCCTGTTCAACTTTATACTTTACCTTAAGAGCAATGGGTAACCGCTGAAAGGTTTTAACAGGGAAATGACATGATCAGGTTTATATTTTATGTGTAAAAGGACCAGTTTTGTGATTCGTGTCCCAAAAGCTCACAGTGACTATGGTATAGAGATAGGGCTAGAGGTGGGCAGACCGGAAGTGAGGGCAGCCACTTCCCCTCCTTCACCGGCCGAACCATGACTCCTTCAGCGTATCTGACACCCTTAACCACTGTTGGTGGTGCTGTGAGAAAAGGACAAGCTCCCTGCCTTCCTAGGGCTTCCTTCTGGATGGGGGGAAGCAGACAGTAAGCACGTGCAGAAGCAggatcatttcataatgataagaaGTGCAGGAAGGGCACGAACAGGTGATAGGACAGCGCAGGTGCTGAGTAGGGAGTAGCGGTCCGGGGAGGCCTTCCCCACGAGGCGGCATCACTGAGATCTGAGGAGCTGGGGGAAGCCAAGCCTCCAGGTcgactctgaggtgggaaagagcAGACTTGTTGGGGGGACGGTGGGAGAGcactgtggctggagcagagcggGCAGTGGGAGAAACAGGACAGAGCTCAGAGAAGCAGGCAGAGGCCAAGGCACGACAGGTTTCACAGGCCCAGGGAAGAAGCCGGTCTGAACGCTGTGGTAAGCCACTGGAGGTTTCTAAGACCGGTCAGGAGATGGTTGCCATTGTCCAGGCCAGAGATGAGGGTGGGTTACCTCAGGTTGGTGGCACTGGATGTGGCGAGAAGTGACAATGTTTTGGCGGGAGACCTGACAGGAACTGCTGGTGGATTGGAGGGTGATGGGGAGTGAGGCACCAAGCATGGTCTCCGTTTTGCTGTGCACAGTTGGGTGATTTCTTGGgtgcttgtccaaggtcacagaaggTGGGAGTGAAGGGCAGGGCCAAAGCAGAGGGCGGATTTGGAAAGCCCAGGTGTGGGCGAGCTGGCCCCTGCTGagccctcccttctctccacagcTCTCCTCCTTGACACAGGCTCACCGGGAGGCTCTTTCCAGTTTGACTAGCAAAGCTGGGGGCCTGGAGAAGTCTCTGAGTAGTCTGGAAACCAGGAGGTCAGGAGAAGCCGAGGAGCTGGCTGCGGCCCAGAGGGAGGCCGAGCTGCTGCGGAAGCAGCTGAGGTGAGTGGGCGGGTGGGCGACCGAAGGGCAGTTGGTCTGGCATTCGGTGGgttggtgggtggggtgggtcTCCAGGGTGCCCCCTGATGGCTACCCTGCTCCCACCCCAACCCTAGGAAGACCCAAGAGGATTTGGAGGCTCAGGTGACCTTGGTTGAGAACCTAAGGAGGTACGTGGGGGAGCAGGTCCCTCCCGAGGTCCACAGTCAGATGTGGGAATCAGAGCGACAGGAGCTTCTAGAAACCGTGCAGGTGAGAGAGCGCTGGGCATGGGGTGGGACGTGAGGGCTCAGGTCCTGGGCTAGGGGGCCCTGGAGAAGAGCACAGTCCCCGGGAGAGAAGGCAGTGCTGTCAAGGGGCACACAGCCTGGCCGCCGCCCGAGGGCCACTGGGAGACCCGACAAGAGGTAGCTgtcctctctgtctcccccaaCCCTGCCCGAAGCACCTGCGGGAGGACCAGGCCGGCCTGCACACCACCGCGGAGCTGCTGCAGGTGCGCGTGCAGAGCCTCACGCACATCCTCTGCATGCAGGAGGAGGAGCTGGCCCGGAGGGTAGGCCCCTGGCCCAGGCCCCTCGCCCCCGGGTGCCCCCTGTGCGTGGGAGGGGTCGGTGTGCCGCTCCTAGAACCTGCCTGCGTCTTCCCCTGAACGCCTCTTCTTGCTGTGGCTCCTGATGCCTGGGCAggacagaagaaataaaacccacctccttcctctgctccccCAGGGGCCCAcactctccccacttcctccacCCTCAGGTTCAGCCTTCAGACTGCCTGGAGCCCGAGTTCACCAAGAAGTGCCAGTCCCTACTGAAGCGCTGGCGGGAGAAGGTGTTTGCCCTTATGGTGCAGCTGAAGGCCCAGGAGCTGGAGCACAGAGAATGCGTGGAGCAGCTGAAGGGACAGGTCGCCTGGCACCCTCTCTCCCCATGCTCTCCCCCAGCTCTCTGCTCCTTACAGGAGGGGTGGCATTTATTCACCAAATACTTGGGTGGTTCCCACATGCTGGCAGCACAGCCCTGAGCAGAGGCTGACAAGGACCTGCTCTCATGAGGCTTACATTCTGTGAGGTGGGCCGGCCTCCCCCAGAAGGGGACAGTGTCCAAGGATGGGTGGGTGGCACGGGCAGAGGCTGGCCACGGGTCCTGGTGGGTCGGTCACAGGGTAGTTCCTTAAGGTGTGGGCATGGGGAACATGCTTCTGGAAGGAAACCTGGACCCAGACTCCATTCTTAGGAACCCGGGCTTACTGTCTCCATGTGTGGCCTTCTTTCAGAGACCCCTGCACCTGCCCCTTCCTTCCCAGTGCCTCCCCTACAGCTTTGGCTCTAGTcctgcctcctctcctcccccaggtgGCAGAGCTCCAGGAAGGAGTCAAAACCCAGTGCCAGGAGCAGGCCATCCTGCAGCGCTCCCTGCAGGACAAAGCTGCAGAGGTGGAGGTAGAGCGGATGGGTGCCAAGGTCAGTGTCTGAGATGGGCAGAGGCTGAGGGAGGGCAGGGAAACCCCAGGGAGGGGGAcacttttggtttgttttggctgtaccacgtggcatgcgggatcttagttccccgaatcagggatcaaacccgtgccccctgcagtggaagcgagcagtcttaaccactggactgccagggaagtcctgaggggACCATGTGCTTTACCGTATCCTTCCTAGGCCCTGCAGACGGAGCTGAGCCGCACTGAGGAGGCCCGGCGCCGGGAGCAGCAGCAGACAGCCACAGCGGAAGAGCAGCTGAAGCTTGTGGCCAATGCTGTCAGCAGGTATCTGGGATGGAGGGTGGGTGGAGTAGCATTTCTGCTTCGACAGCTTCCTGGGCATCTTGGAGTTTAAGAGCCTCAGGCAAGAGGGGCTAGAAAGCTGGCCGTGTGGAGGATGCAGGGCTGCAGGGCTGGAGGTATGTAGCCCTGTAAaatctttgtgtttgttttttcctgggGCAACCCCCTTCCACATTCACAGCAGGGTCACTTGTTATGACTCCCACCCACTGCGTGTTTGGCTGGAGAGGAGGTATTACTAACTTCCTCCTGCAGTTAGTAACAGCTTGAGCTAAATAGAGCACCTAGGAGGGTCTCCACCTTCAGAACTGTTTGAGGATGGGGAATGTGGACACTtgatctttcttccttccctcctttctctctttctttttctttctttctctcttccttcctttctttctttttctttctttctctctttctttctttctttctctctctctctctctctccctccttccctcccttcctccctccttccttccctccctccctccctccctccctctctctctccctccctccctccctctctctctctctccctctttctttctttctttcaaattttgcAGGCATGCCCTGTTGAGTTGGAAaaaatttaatctattttttttaaagctgaacacCCACAGGTATACCTCtttttattgtactttgcttTATTAACTTCACAGATGCTGCTACAAatcgaaggtttgtggcaactctgtgtcgagcaagtctattggtgccatttttttttccaacagcattgttttaaaattaatgctgtttttaaatgtttagttgttttttcagatgtaatgctattgcacacttaatggactacagtatagcataaacataacttttatatgcactgggaacccagaaaattcgtgtgactcgctttattgcagtttcctttttttcccccctttatttatttatttatttgtttacttttttaacatcttttttggagtataattgctttacaatggtgtgttagtttttgctatataacacagtgaatcagctatacatatacatatatccccatatctcttccctcttgggtctccctcccaccctccctatcccacccctctaggtggacacaaatcacagagctgatctccctgtgctatgcggctgcttcctactagctatctattttacatttggtagtgtatatatgtccatgccactctctcacttcgtcccagcttacccttccccctccctgccagTTACCTTTTTAATCAATTGCAAGCCTGTCTCTCATACCAACTTCCTAGGTGTTTCCTTCACAGCTATTGTTAGATAACCTTTAGAAAGACATCTAAGGAGAAGCACAGGTTTCTTTGCACAGGTAACAATCCCTCCTTGGCTTTGGACATGGGGACATTGAGGTGGTCTGAGGAGAgctctcagcacagtgcctgacttATTGTCTGCATTCTGTAAATGTTCACTTTTACCATGAAGCTCTTCTAGATGGATCACATAACAGTTTTGGCTTAGAACAATTGTGATGCAGGGTGGGTCCTTGCCTACCATCCCCTTCTGTTGGATTTGTACCTTGAGGActaatttaaccaaaaaaaaaatttcatgaaaaattTCAAGCGTGCATGGCATTAGAGAGACTAGTTATGATGAACTACTGCCCAGATTCAATCCATTGCATGTGCCTCCTACCTCCAGGAAGACAGAAAGATACACTGTGGACAGGGTTTTACTTTGATACCAGGACAGTACTGAAATGGTCCTTGCTAATGATTTATTGCCAGAAAGTCCACGTGGCCTAAAACAACCCAAGCTCAGATTGTTGCCAGGTTTTTTAGTCTCTTGGTGGCTTGGAGATCCTGTCAGGAAAAGGCTTTCGTAAGAGCCACAGTAGGTGTTGGAAGCACCCGCTCAAACAATTTTCAGATAAAAGTGATCTCTGCTGTGCTGCTAGGGATACAGCCTTCAGCCTTTGTCGTCCGCTTGTTTTTCCCCTGGGTGCTGCATAGGCCCTCCTCCCAGGGGACCCATTTAGACTTCTCAACTTCCATGAGCCACGTTGATCCTGCTTTGGGCACAGCCAGCTGATAAAGCATGTGGACCCGGCCTTTGTTGGTATCAGGGACTTGTTAGAGAGGATAACTTTGATCTCTGATACATAATAGTGATCAAAAGGCAGATCGTGAGAAATAAGCTTAGCACATTGCTTGAAAAGATGTACAGTCATTTAATGCCTTCTTGGGGCAAACTGATGGAAGCTATGGGCTTTGTTCCATAGAAGAATGCACATAAGTTCATACACCCCAAACGTGGCATATGGTGGCAGGAGACTCCCCAAACCTGGAGACGCACCTGGAGGCCTGAGGTGCAAAAGTCTAAATCAGCTAGAGATAAGCCTGCTTTAGGGCACTTGTTTTAGCCCCCATAGAATCGATGTTACTGAACCCTTTACTTTGTGATGGCATCTGAGTCCAGATAAGGTGCGACCTCATGAACCTGATTATTGTTTTAACtgtagggttgtttttttttttttttttttttttaaataaagaggtgttctattttttttttaaaattatttatttatttatttatttatttatttatttatttatttttggggggctgtgttgggtcttcgtttccgtgcgagggctttctccagttgcggcgagtgggggccactcttcatcgcggtgcgcgggcctctcactgtcgcggcctctcctgttgcggagcacaggctccagacgcgcaggctcagtagctgtggctcacgggcttagttgctccgtggcatgtgggatcttcccagaccagggctcgaacccgtgtcccctgcattggcaggcagattctcaaccactgcgccaccagggaagccctgtagggtTGTTTTTAAAGACACTGATTGCAAGGACGCAAATGAGAAGCTTATGTAGGTTTTGTGACCAAGAATAGCtgcgccttttttttttttttgtctgggccacgcagcatgcgggatcttagttccctgaccagggatcaaacccacaccccctgcagtggaagtacagagacttaaccactggaccaccagggaagtccctagctgtGCTTTTCTTATGAGCAACTGCATCATTTTTATTTGACAATGACTAAGGGGCTTAAGCTCTCAGTTTTCTTTCATGACTGGCAGGGCACAGAGTTGGGGCCCCTACTCTTGGCTTCAGCTTCTCTTGCCCTTGCTCTGAtttccccttccctgctttcccCACGTACATAGCAATACAGGATAGAGGGGATCAAGTCCTTTTGGAAATAAGATGGGGTTGAAGGGTCATGACTTTGTGTCTTCTCCAGCTTTCAGACCTGGCTCCAGAGCGCCGTGGCAGAGGTGAAGCGGGCCGCAGCCCGGTTGCCCGGCCTCAGCAGCCGAGTCAGCTATGCCGTCCGCAAGGTCCACACCATTCAGGGTGGGTAGGGCAACTGCCAGATGCGTCCTGCCCCTGTCACTGCCCCACCAGCTCTCTCATCCTACACccaccctcctgcctcctccttACCAGTCCGGGCATCTCCCGttttccctcttctcctccaCAAGCTCACCTCTCTGttgctctctgccttttcttcccCAGGCCTGATGGCTCGAAAACTGGCCCTTGCTCAGCTGCGCCAGGAGAGGTGAAATTTGGGCCACTTTGAGGTGGATcaggggcaggagtggggctTTAAGGTGTTGGTTTCTGGGACCCAAAAAAGTGAGGATGGAGGAAGGATGGGGGCTTAGGGGTCAGGCAGCTGGGTGATTCCCCCCGTCTCtgtttcccttccctgtctcagcTGCCCCCGACCCCCACCGGCCACGGATATGAGCCTGGAGTTGGAGCAGCTGCGGGAGGAACGGAACCGTCTGGACACAGAACTGCAGCTGAGTGCCCACATCATCCAGCAGGAGGTGGGCCGGGCCCGGGAGCAAGGTACATCTGGTCCTCAAGTCACCGAGCTTGAGCCGGGGCCAGAGTCTGAGTCTgggggatgaagaggaagagggaagagctgGGGTCTAGGGTATGGAGAAGCCTGAGTGGGCACCACATCTTCCCAGGGGAGGCGGAGCGGCAGAAGCTGAGCGAAGTGGCCCAGCAGCTGGAGCAGGAGCTGCAGCGCACCCAGGAGTCCCTGGCCACTTTGGGGCTGCAGCTGGAGGCGGCTCGCCAGGGCCAGCAGGAGAGCACAGCGGAGGCTACCAGTCTCCGGCAGGAGCTGACCCAGCAGCAGGAGATCTACGGGCAAGGTGTGCAGGAGGGGCCGTGGGCAGACCcatggtgggggcgggggtgggaaccatgaacccaggctcccctgaCACCCCACGTGCACCTCCACCCCAGCGCTGCAGGAGAAGGTGGCCGAAGTGGAGACTCGATTGCGGGAGCAGCTCTCAGAATCAGAAAGGAGACTGAACGAGGCTCGCAGGGAACACACCAAGGCCGGTGAGATTGGCTGGGGTGGACGTGGGTTTTCAGGAAGAAGGAAGTGTTGAGGCAtgaggttattttaaaaactttatttttaaagcttttttgaaGTGTGCGGGTCATGAAGTTATCAAGGAAGATGAATTCTCAGGTGGTAAACACCCATATATAGCCAGCAGCCATATCAAGCAACAGCACTTGACCAGCCCTGGatcccctgcagcccctcccagTCACCCTCCTCCGCAAAGGCAGTCTGACATCTCATACCAACGATTACCCCCAACTTTTTATTGGGAAAAGTTTCAAACACTTAGCCAAGTTAAAAGAATCAGGTAATGGATACTCATATACCTTCTCTGGTTAGAGGCAGCAGTTAATAACCTTTGGTCACATTTCCTATCTGTATATATACGCATATTGATATATAAACATTTTGGGGGGAATTATTGAAAGTAAGTTGCAAACATCCTGACTGTTCAGCTGCATCTCCCACAAATAGGATATTTTCCTATGTAACCTCAATACCATTGTCACACTTCAAGAAAATGAACATGAATTGCACAAAATCTGATATCCAGTCCCTATTCAGATTTCCCCTGCAGGACTCTGGGAAGCTTCAGTGATGGGGGAGGTACTTTGGGTTCGCAGATTCATAGGATCCTAGAGCATCAGACTCCCCTCCCTCTGTACGGCAGACTGAAAGCCACAAAGTGTCAGTGGCTCACCTGAGTCACAGAGCTGGGGACCCAGTGTTCCTGCCCATCCTTCCAGGCTTGTTTTCACGGTGCCTCATGGCCTCTAGGCTGCCCAACACCTGTCCCCTCTGTGGCCTGGCTTTCCCGTAGTGGTCTCCCTGCGCCAGATCCAGCGCAAAGCCACCCGGGAAAAGGAGCGGAACCAGGAGCTGCGGCGCCTGCAGGATGAGGCCCGAAAGGAGGAGGGACAGCGGCTGACCCAGCGCCTGAAGGAGCTGGAGAGAGACAAGAACCTCATGCTggtaggaggaggagaaggggctcTTCTCAGGGAGCAGAGCTGTGGAAAGGGGAGGGGACTCTGCCCGGGCTTGGTGGCGTTTAACCCTCTCCTTCCCAGGCCACCTTGCAGCAAGAGGGTCTCCTCTCCCGTTACAAGCAGCAGCGACTGTTGGCAGTTCTTCCTTCCCCATCGGATAAGGGGTTACCTGTGGAGTCCAGCCCCAGGCCCTCAGAGTCTTCAGCGCCTGCACCTCCGGCAGCGGCCCTATGCACCAAGGAGTCCATCAAAGGTAAGGGACAGATGGCGGGGGACTTCAGGCATCTCTCCTCCAGGCACTCTGCAATGCATGAGGCTTGTTCTCTGTGACCCCTGGAGGCCCACAGCCTCTCTTATTCACGCCCGCCTTGGACCAGGAGCCTTCTCCCTCATAACCCTCACATCCTGCGGCGTGACTGTGACAGCCTTCTCTTGTCCACCTCCTGTCCCTTGGGGTCTTCTTTCCCAGGATCCCTTTCTGTCCTGCTCGATGACttgcagggcctgagtgaggccatTTCCAAAGAGGAAGCTATTTGTGAAGGAGACAGCCAGACTTCTTCTGTCTGCCACTGAGCAGCTGCGAGGACCGGAAGGATGAGGATGGAGGAGGAGTGGGTCGGGGAGGGGGTCCAGCCCAGCTCCCTTCCCATCCAGCTGCCCTTGGGGACACCAGCCACCAAGATGTCGTGAATTCTCCCGTGGCTCAATAAAGATGACTACAGTAGGAGCCATTGTTTGGACAGTTCTCTCTGGGAATATAAGGAAGTTTTCTCCCTGCAGCCTCTCTTGTCCGGGAAATGTGAGAAGTGGTCCCCCACACAGCTCTTTCTCTAGATGATTCCTTTTTCGAAACCCCTTTCCCAGGCTGCCCAGGAAGTTTTTGGAGAAGCTCcaggtttctttttattctcaacttttgttttaaaactacCTCTGGAAGGTGGTCAGTGCCAGGAATGAAGCAGATAAAACATTCACATGTTTGACAGGAATTGCAGATCCAGGCAGCATCCTGCCCCGGGGGGGCCACTGTGGTGGGCTTGACGGGCGGGTCCCTGCTCCCGTG harbors:
- the LOC103009296 gene encoding coiled-coil alpha-helical rod protein 1 isoform X3, with the translated sequence MFRPSGSTGLIPPSHFQVRPLPTLPRMAPTWVSDIPLVQPPAHQDVLERRPDNQRPQVTMWEQEVSGKGQEPGWRGSGLQVSLPWTPSKGKEHNDERGALESVELAGSQALSQQAELISRQLRELRHLEEEVQVLRETSLQQKMRLEAQAMELEALARAEKAGRAEAEGLRAALAGAEVVRKNLEEGSQRELEEVQRLHQEQLSSLTQAHREALSSLTSKAGGLEKSLSSLETRRSGEAEELAAAQREAELLRKQLRKTQEDLEAQVTLVENLRRYVGEQVPPEVHSQMWESERQELLETVQHLREDQAGLHTTAELLQVQPSDCLEPEFTKKCQSLLKRWREKVFALMVQLKAQELEHRECVEQLKGQVAELQEGVKTQCQEQAILQRSLQDKAAEVEVERMGAKALQTELSRTEEARRREQQQTATAEEQLKLVANAVSSFQTWLQSAVAEVKRAAARLPGLSSRVSYAVRKVHTIQGLMARKLALAQLRQESCPRPPPATDMSLELEQLREERNRLDTELQLSAHIIQQEVGRAREQGEAERQKLSEVAQQLEQELQRTQESLATLGLQLEAARQGQQESTAEATSLRQELTQQQEIYGQALQEKVAEVETRLREQLSESERRLNEARREHTKAVVSLRQIQRKATREKERNQELRRLQDEARKEEGQRLTQRLKELERDKNLMLATLQQEGLLSRYKQQRLLAVLPSPSDKGLPVESSPRPSESSAPAPPAAALCTKESIKGISGSGDHPSPSSTEPSEEEGPPTLTQGPPIPGGPWPGVPPLFEDLPPPGPSRPWRDLPESGVWPPVPPRTDPSQPPRPDDPWPAGPQPPENPWPPASKVGHGSQEEPDLDPPQEEYR
- the LOC103009296 gene encoding coiled-coil alpha-helical rod protein 1 isoform X1 encodes the protein MFRPSGSTGLIPPSHFQVRPLPTLPRMAPTWVSDIPLVQPPAHQDVLERRPDNQRPQVTMWEQEVSGKGQEPGWRGSGLQVSLPWTPSKGKEHNDERGALESVELAGSQALSQQAELISRQLRELRHLEEEVQVLRETSLQQKMRLEAQAMELEALARAEKAGRAEAEGLRAALAGAEVVRKNLEEGSQRELEEVQRLHQEQLSSLTQAHREALSSLTSKAGGLEKSLSSLETRRSGEAEELAAAQREAELLRKQLRKTQEDLEAQVTLVENLRRYVGEQVPPEVHSQMWESERQELLETVQHLREDQAGLHTTAELLQVRVQSLTHILCMQEEELARRVQPSDCLEPEFTKKCQSLLKRWREKVFALMVQLKAQELEHRECVEQLKGQVAELQEGVKTQCQEQAILQRSLQDKAAEVEVERMGAKALQTELSRTEEARRREQQQTATAEEQLKLVANAVSSFQTWLQSAVAEVKRAAARLPGLSSRVSYAVRKVHTIQGLMARKLALAQLRQESCPRPPPATDMSLELEQLREERNRLDTELQLSAHIIQQEVGRAREQGEAERQKLSEVAQQLEQELQRTQESLATLGLQLEAARQGQQESTAEATSLRQELTQQQEIYGQALQEKVAEVETRLREQLSESERRLNEARREHTKAVVSLRQIQRKATREKERNQELRRLQDEARKEEGQRLTQRLKELERDKNLMLATLQQEGLLSRYKQQRLLAVLPSPSDKGLPVESSPRPSESSAPAPPAAALCTKESIKGISGSGDHPSPSSTEPSEEEGPPTLTQGPPIPGGPWPGVPPLFEDLPPPGPSRPWRDLPESGVWPPVPPRTDPSQPPRPDDPWPAGPQPPENPWPPASKVGHGSQEEPDLDPPQEEYR
- the LOC103009296 gene encoding coiled-coil alpha-helical rod protein 1 isoform X4 is translated as MFRPSGSTGLIPPSHFQVRPLPTLPRMAPTWVSDIPLVQPPAHQDVLERRPDNQRPQVTMWEQEVSGKGQEPGWRGRSVELAGSQALSQQAELISRQLRELRHLEEEVQVLRETSLQQKMRLEAQAMELEALARAEKAGRAEAEGLRAALAGAEVVRKNLEEGSQRELEEVQRLHQEQLSSLTQAHREALSSLTSKAGGLEKSLSSLETRRSGEAEELAAAQREAELLRKQLRKTQEDLEAQVTLVENLRRYVGEQVPPEVHSQMWESERQELLETVQHLREDQAGLHTTAELLQVRVQSLTHILCMQEEELARRVQPSDCLEPEFTKKCQSLLKRWREKVFALMVQLKAQELEHRECVEQLKGQVAELQEGVKTQCQEQAILQRSLQDKAAEVEVERMGAKALQTELSRTEEARRREQQQTATAEEQLKLVANAVSSFQTWLQSAVAEVKRAAARLPGLSSRVSYAVRKVHTIQGLMARKLALAQLRQESCPRPPPATDMSLELEQLREERNRLDTELQLSAHIIQQEVGRAREQGEAERQKLSEVAQQLEQELQRTQESLATLGLQLEAARQGQQESTAEATSLRQELTQQQEIYGQALQEKVAEVETRLREQLSESERRLNEARREHTKAVVSLRQIQRKATREKERNQELRRLQDEARKEEGQRLTQRLKELERDKNLMLATLQQEGLLSRYKQQRLLAVLPSPSDKGLPVESSPRPSESSAPAPPAAALCTKESIKGISGSGDHPSPSSTEPSEEEGPPTLTQGPPIPGGPWPGVPPLFEDLPPPGPSRPWRDLPESGVWPPVPPRTDPSQPPRPDDPWPAGPQPPENPWPPASKVGHGSQEEPDLDPPQEEYR
- the LOC103009296 gene encoding coiled-coil alpha-helical rod protein 1 isoform X5 is translated as MFRPSGSTGLIPPSHFQVRPLPTLPRMAPTWVSDIPLVQPPAHQDVLERRPDNQRPQVTMWEQEVSGKGQEPGWRGSGLQVSLPWTPSKGKEHNDERGALESVELAGSQALSQQAELISRQLRELRHLEEEVQVLRETSLQQKMRLEAQAMELEALARAEKAGRAEAEGLRAALAGAEVVRKNLEEGSQRELEEVQRLHQEQLSSLTQAHREALSSLTSKAGGLEKSLSSLETRRSGEAEELAAAQREAELLRKQLRKTQEDLEAQVTLVENLRRYVGEQVPPEVHSQMWESERQELLETVQHLREDQAGLHTTAELLQVRVQSLTHILCMQEEELARRVQPSDCLEPEFTKKCQSLLKRWREKVFALMVQLKAQELEHRECVEQLKGQVAELQEGVKTQCQEQAILQRSLQDKAAEVEVERMGAKALQTELSRTEEARRREQQQTATAEEQLKLVANAVSSFQTWLQSAVAEVKRAAARLPGLSSRVSYAVRKVHTIQGLMARKLALAQLRQESCPRPPPATDMSLELEQLREERNRLDTELQLSAHIIQQEVGRAREQGEAERQKLSEVAQQLEQELQRTQESLATLGLQLEAARQGQQESTAEATSLRQELTQQQEIYGQALQEKVAEVETRLREQLSESERRLNEARREHTKAVVSLRQIQRKATREKERNQELRRLQDEARKEEGQRLTQRLKELERDKNLMLATLQQEGLLSRYKQQRLLAVLPSPSDKGLPVESSPRPSESSAPAPPAAALCTKESIKGSLSVLLDDLQGLSEAISKEEAICEGDSQTSSVCH
- the LOC103009296 gene encoding coiled-coil alpha-helical rod protein 1 isoform X8 — protein: MRLEAQAMELEALARAEKAGRAEAEGLRAALAGAEVVRKNLEEGSQRELEEVQRLHQEQLSSLTQAHREALSSLTSKAGGLEKSLSSLETRRSGEAEELAAAQREAELLRKQLRKTQEDLEAQVTLVENLRRYVGEQVPPEVHSQMWESERQELLETVQHLREDQAGLHTTAELLQVRVQSLTHILCMQEEELARRVQPSDCLEPEFTKKCQSLLKRWREKVFALMVQLKAQELEHRECVEQLKGQVAELQEGVKTQCQEQAILQRSLQDKAAEVEVERMGAKALQTELSRTEEARRREQQQTATAEEQLKLVANAVSSFQTWLQSAVAEVKRAAARLPGLSSRVSYAVRKVHTIQGLMARKLALAQLRQESCPRPPPATDMSLELEQLREERNRLDTELQLSAHIIQQEVGRAREQGEAERQKLSEVAQQLEQELQRTQESLATLGLQLEAARQGQQESTAEATSLRQELTQQQEIYGQALQEKVAEVETRLREQLSESERRLNEARREHTKAVVSLRQIQRKATREKERNQELRRLQDEARKEEGQRLTQRLKELERDKNLMLATLQQEGLLSRYKQQRLLAVLPSPSDKGLPVESSPRPSESSAPAPPAAALCTKESIKGISGSGDHPSPSSTEPSEEEGPPTLTQGPPIPGGPWPGVPPLFEDLPPPGPSRPWRDLPESGVWPPVPPRTDPSQPPRPDDPWPAGPQPPENPWPPASKVGHGSQEEPDLDPPQEEYR
- the LOC103009296 gene encoding coiled-coil alpha-helical rod protein 1 isoform X6 yields the protein MFRPSGSTGLIPPSHFQVRPLPTLPRMAPTWVSDIPLVQPPAHQDVLERRPDNQRPQVTMWEQEVSGKGQEPGWRGRSVELAGSQALSQQAELISRQLRELRHLEEEVQVLRETSLQQKMRLEAQAMELEALARAEKAGRAEAEGLRAALAGAEVVRKNLEEGSQRELEEVQRLHQEQLSSLTQAHREALSSLTSKAGGLEKSLSSLETRRSGEAEELAAAQREAELLRKQLRKTQEDLEAQVTLVENLRRYVGEQVPPEVHSQMWESERQELLETVQHLREDQAGLHTTAELLQVRVQSLTHILCMQEEELARRVQPSDCLEPEFTKKCQSLLKRWREKVFALMVQLKAQELEHRECVEQLKGQVAELQEGVKTQCQEQAILQRSLQDKAAEVEVERMGAKALQTELSRTEEARRREQQQTATAEEQLKLVANAVSSFQTWLQSAVAEVKRAAARLPGLSSRVSYAVRKVHTIQGLMARKLALAQLRQESCPRPPPATDMSLELEQLREERNRLDTELQLSAHIIQQEVGRAREQGEAERQKLSEVAQQLEQELQRTQESLATLGLQLEAARQGQQESTAEATSLRQELTQQQEIYGQALQEKVAEVETRLREQLSESERRLNEARREHTKAVVSLRQIQRKATREKERNQELRRLQDEARKEEGQRLTQRLKELERDKNLMLATLQQEGLLSRYKQQRLLAVLPSPSDKGLPVESSPRPSESSAPAPPAAALCTKESIKGSLSVLLDDLQGLSEAISKEEAICEGDSQTSSVCH